CGTATTTCCATTCGTTGCGGGAGACCGTGACCGTATCGGTCAGGGCCTTGTTGATGTCGGCCAGAACCATATTTTTTTCGCCAGGATGGGCGAAGGACTTCATGGATCGGACAATGTGGGCCACTCGTTCCAAACCTCCAAGGGATTGCTCGATGGCCTGAGGGGTTTCACGAAGCAAGTACTCGACGTCGATGGCGGAAAACCTGTTTTGCGCCTCCTTGACGTTATTGACCGAAAAACCGCTTGTCGATTCGTCGCCGAGAAGTTCCCGGCAAGTGGAAATCAGGAAGCGCAGATCCTTGAAAGCATCCTGCAAGAAGCGCATGTTATCGCTGATAAACTGAATGGGCGTGTTGATTTCGTGGGCCACGCCCGCGGCGAGCTGACCGATGGATTCAAGTTTCTGAGCTTGCAGCAGATGTGCTTCCAGCAGACGACGTTCGGAAATGTCCTCGCCTAGCAGGACCGCCCCGCCCAACCCCCGCGCCAAAGAGGAAAAAACCGGATCGATATTGATGTTCAAATAGCCTTCGTAGCCTTTCGGACGTGTAAACCGGACGTTTTCGAGGCGAACGCTGGCCATGGTATCCCGACAGGAGCGAATCCCCTCCAAAACCCGCTCGGACTCCCAACTCAGGCTCAAATCTTCCAGCACACGATCCTTGACGTGATCATAGGGCAGACCGAACAGTTTCGTGGCAATATGGTTCCACCGGGAGATCCTTCCCCGTTCGTCGATGACCACCAACATGGACTGGATGGAGGCCAAAATCTGGTAAATTTCCAAGTGCGAGCGGCGCACCTCTCGCTCGGCTTTTTTCATTTTGAACAAAGCCGCAATCCGGGCCAAAAACTCCCTGG
The sequence above is a segment of the Desulfonatronum thiodismutans genome. Coding sequences within it:
- a CDS encoding ATP-binding response regulator, which translates into the protein MGETESILIVDDEEILLELYAEILTSQGYEVSLARTASEGLALTRELQPDLVLLDVGLPDGNGVDVCRRIKNDPSLSGTSVFLFSGKYVDSEKQADGLEIGADEYLVKPMKAREFLARIAALFKMKKAEREVRRSHLEIYQILASIQSMLVVIDERGRISRWNHIATKLFGLPYDHVKDRVLEDLSLSWESERVLEGIRSCRDTMASVRLENVRFTRPKGYEGYLNINIDPVFSSLARGLGGAVLLGEDISERRLLEAHLLQAQKLESIGQLAAGVAHEINTPIQFISDNMRFLQDAFKDLRFLISTCRELLGDESTSGFSVNNVKEAQNRFSAIDVEYLLRETPQAIEQSLGGLERVAHIVRSMKSFAHPGEKNMVLADINKALTDTVTVSRNEWKYVAEMHMDLDPELPRMSCYLSELNQAFLNIVTNAAQAVAEAHGEHSQEQGLITISSRYDGEWIEIRISDTGAGIPDDIKPRLFDPFFTTKEVGKGTGQGLVIVHNAIVKRHGGTVAVESEVGRGTTFVLRLPASTADDPFS